The proteins below are encoded in one region of Cucurbita pepo subsp. pepo cultivar mu-cu-16 chromosome LG10, ASM280686v2, whole genome shotgun sequence:
- the LOC111803522 gene encoding transcription factor E2FA-like isoform X4, which translates to MRGGSRALNRSEPLPHSQTAQILPPLKRQLAFESNKPLRASSNSFDQEPDSIAVKPLKPKQTGVMYTNVVESNDCIQDQGFSKDSLSSVQTPVSAKGGRMYNKSKTSRRMTSGTQTPISDTTGIYSPLTPAGNCRYDSSLGLLTKKFINLIKQARDGILDLNKAAETLQVQKRRIYDITNVLEGIGLIEKKLKNIIYWKGFNTQVPGNVDSDTSMLQVDVENLSFEERRLNDKIRTLQERLRNLSEDENLQKWLFVTEEDIKSLPCFQNETLIAIKAPHGTTLEVPDPDEAVDYPQRRYRIVLRSTMGPIDVYLVSQFEEKFEEVNVVKPPRNFLHASSSGSNEHLATEAIGESSRDEIEPRAHLSQYSSSCDVIGSNEFPGGMMKIIPSEFDNDADYWLLSDAEVSITDMWRTDSDIAWDESHMVSQDFLISDVSAQRPRPGSPHSETVEAPSDVNLRQR; encoded by the exons ATGCGTGGCGGCTCTCGAGCTCTGAACAGGTCGGAGCCACTGCCCCACTCACAAACTGCTCAGATCCTGCCGCCTCTTAAGCGTCAGTTAGCTTTCGAGTCGAATAAGCCGCTGCGTGCTTCTTCCAATTCTTTTGATCAAGAACCTGATTCCATCGCTGTTAAACCTCTC AAACCAAAGCAGACAGGTGTTATGTATACCAACGTGGTTGAATCAAATGACTGCATTCAAGATCAGGGATTTTCTAAAGATTCTCTAAGTTCTGTTCAGACACCCGTATCTGCAAAAGGAGGAAGGATGTACAATAAGTCAAAAACTTCAAGGAGAATGACATCTGGGACTCAAACACCTATCTCAGACACTA CAGGCATTTATTCTCCTCTTACTCCAGCTGGAAACTGTCGATATGACAGTTCTTTAG GTCTTCTgacaaaaaaattcatcaatttaattaaGCAAGCAAGGGATGgcattcttgacttaaacaaAGCTGCAGAAACTTTGCag GTGCAGAAAAGGAGAATATATGACATAACAAATGTTTTGGAAGGCATAGGTCTCATAGAAAAGAAGCtgaaaaacataatatattgGAA GGGATTCAATACACAAGTTCCAGGAAATGTGGATAGTGATACTTCTATGTTGCAG GTGGATGTTGAAAACCTTTCTTTTGAAGAGCGTAGAttaaatgataagataag AACATTGCAGGAAAGACTGAGGAATCTGAGTGAAGACGAAAATCTCCAAAA ATGGCTCTTTGTGACAGAAGAAGACATTAAAAGCTTGCCTTGCTTTCAG AATGAAACGCTGATAGCAATTAAAGCTCCTCATGGAACCACATTGGAAGTTCCTGATCCTGATGAA GCTGTTGATTATCCACAGAGAAGATATAGGATAGTTCTTAGGAGTACGATGGGTCCTATCGATGTATATCTTGTCAG TCAATTTGAGGAAAAGTTTGAGGAGGTGAATGTGGTCAAGCCACCCAGGAACTTCCTGCATGCTTCCAGTTCAGGATCAAACGAACATCTAGCAACAGAAGCCATCGGGGAGAGTAGTAGAGACGAAATAGAGCCTCGAGCTCACCTGTCCCAATACAGCAGTAGCTGTGATGTGATTGGTTCAAATGAGTTTCCTGGGGGAATGATGAAGATTATTCCTTCAGAATTTGAT AATGATGCAGATTACTGGCTGTTGTCAGATGCTGAAGTTAGCATTACAGATATGTGGAGAACAGATT CAGATATTGCATGGGATGAATCGCATATGGTTTCTCAGGACTTTTTGATATCTGATGTCAGTGCCCAAAGGCCAAGACCAGGAAGCCCACATTCGGAGACAGTCGAAGCACCATCTGATGTTAACTTAAGACAGAGGTGA
- the LOC111804082 gene encoding putative HVA22-like protein g, which yields MFGVLITRCLLMVFGYAYPAFECYKTLEKSSRSLDVESLRFWCKYWIIVAIFTFFERIADVLIAWLPVYGEMKLLFLVYLWHPKTKGSGHVYGTMLQPYLAKNEAEIERMTVEMKVRAWDLSYLFWTNFSEMAHAGFLKVLKCAADFQSAKFKNSPFIIQQRVDQNSPMASPPPPNKLPSFSSRVADKMTDSPRGAPQSPVGIVRGDPDMTEADGGQSPDFCETESFVNEEDKPSSPYPPAVRARLRRIKPQS from the exons ATGTTTGGAGTTTTGATCACACGATGCCTCTT GATGGTTTTTGGATATGCCTATCCGGCATTTGAATGTTACAAAACACTGGAGAAGAGCAGCCGGAGCCTAGACGTTGAATCGCTTCGTTTTTGGTGCAAATATtg gATTATTGTGgctatttttacattttttgaGAGGATTGCTGATGTTTTAATTGCTTG GCTTCCTGTGTATGGAGAAATGAAGCTGCTTTTTCTTGTCTACTTGTGGCATCCAAAAACCAAG GGGAGTGGGCACGTGTATGGAACAATGTTGCAGCCATATTTGGCGAAGAATGAAGCAGAAATAGAGAGAATGACAGTGGAAATGAAAGTGAGGGCTTGGGATTTGAGTTACCTTTTTTGGACAAACTTCTCAGAAATGGCTCATGCTGGCTTCCTTAAAGTCCTCAAATGTGCTGCTGATTTCCAGTCTGCTAAGTTCAAGAACTCCCCCTTCATAATTCAG CAGAGAGTCGATCAGAACTCGCCGATGGCGTCGCCACCGCCTCCGAACAAATTGCCCTCGTTTTCGTCCCGAGTCGCTGATAAGATGACCGATTCACCGAGAGGCGCGCCGCAGTCACCCGTCGGAATCGTCCGCGGCGATCCGGACATGACGGAAGCAGACGGCGGCCAGTCTCCGGACTTCTGTGAAACAGAGAGTTTCGTTAATGAGGAAGATAAACCTTCATCTCCATATCCCCCAGCGGTTCGAGCTCGCTTAAGGCGAATTAAACCACAATCATAG
- the LOC111803522 gene encoding transcription factor E2FA-like isoform X5 encodes MRGGSRALNRSEPLPHSQTAQILPPLKRQLAFESNKPLRASSNSFDQEPDSIAVKPLKPKQTGVMYTNVVESNDCIQDQGFSKDSLSSVQTPVSAKGGRMYNKSKTSRRMTSGTQTPISDTSIYSPLTPAGNCRYDSSLGLLTKKFINLIKQARDGILDLNKAAETLQVQKRRIYDITNVLEGIGLIEKKLKNIIYWKGFNTQVPGNVDSDTSMLQVDVENLSFEERRLNDKIRTLQERLRNLSEDENLQKWLFVTEEDIKSLPCFQNETLIAIKAPHGTTLEVPDPDEAVDYPQRRYRIVLRSTMGPIDVYLVSQFEEKFEEVNVVKPPRNFLHASSSGSNEHLATEAIGESSRDEIEPRAHLSQYSSSCDVIGSNEFPGGMMKIIPSEFDNDADYWLLSDAEVSITDMWRTDSDIAWDESHMVSQDFLISDVSAQRPRPGSPHSETVEAPSDVNLRQR; translated from the exons ATGCGTGGCGGCTCTCGAGCTCTGAACAGGTCGGAGCCACTGCCCCACTCACAAACTGCTCAGATCCTGCCGCCTCTTAAGCGTCAGTTAGCTTTCGAGTCGAATAAGCCGCTGCGTGCTTCTTCCAATTCTTTTGATCAAGAACCTGATTCCATCGCTGTTAAACCTCTC AAACCAAAGCAGACAGGTGTTATGTATACCAACGTGGTTGAATCAAATGACTGCATTCAAGATCAGGGATTTTCTAAAGATTCTCTAAGTTCTGTTCAGACACCCGTATCTGCAAAAGGAGGAAGGATGTACAATAAGTCAAAAACTTCAAGGAGAATGACATCTGGGACTCAAACACCTATCTCAGACACTA GCATTTATTCTCCTCTTACTCCAGCTGGAAACTGTCGATATGACAGTTCTTTAG GTCTTCTgacaaaaaaattcatcaatttaattaaGCAAGCAAGGGATGgcattcttgacttaaacaaAGCTGCAGAAACTTTGCag GTGCAGAAAAGGAGAATATATGACATAACAAATGTTTTGGAAGGCATAGGTCTCATAGAAAAGAAGCtgaaaaacataatatattgGAA GGGATTCAATACACAAGTTCCAGGAAATGTGGATAGTGATACTTCTATGTTGCAG GTGGATGTTGAAAACCTTTCTTTTGAAGAGCGTAGAttaaatgataagataag AACATTGCAGGAAAGACTGAGGAATCTGAGTGAAGACGAAAATCTCCAAAA ATGGCTCTTTGTGACAGAAGAAGACATTAAAAGCTTGCCTTGCTTTCAG AATGAAACGCTGATAGCAATTAAAGCTCCTCATGGAACCACATTGGAAGTTCCTGATCCTGATGAA GCTGTTGATTATCCACAGAGAAGATATAGGATAGTTCTTAGGAGTACGATGGGTCCTATCGATGTATATCTTGTCAG TCAATTTGAGGAAAAGTTTGAGGAGGTGAATGTGGTCAAGCCACCCAGGAACTTCCTGCATGCTTCCAGTTCAGGATCAAACGAACATCTAGCAACAGAAGCCATCGGGGAGAGTAGTAGAGACGAAATAGAGCCTCGAGCTCACCTGTCCCAATACAGCAGTAGCTGTGATGTGATTGGTTCAAATGAGTTTCCTGGGGGAATGATGAAGATTATTCCTTCAGAATTTGAT AATGATGCAGATTACTGGCTGTTGTCAGATGCTGAAGTTAGCATTACAGATATGTGGAGAACAGATT CAGATATTGCATGGGATGAATCGCATATGGTTTCTCAGGACTTTTTGATATCTGATGTCAGTGCCCAAAGGCCAAGACCAGGAAGCCCACATTCGGAGACAGTCGAAGCACCATCTGATGTTAACTTAAGACAGAGGTGA
- the LOC111803522 gene encoding transcription factor E2FA-like isoform X1 has translation MRGGSRALNRSEPLPHSQTAQILPPLKRQLAFESNKPLRASSNSFDQEPDSIAVKPLKPKQTGVMYTNVVESNDCIQDQGFSKDSLSSVQTPVSAKGGRMYNKSKTSRRMTSGTQTPISDTTGIYSPLTPAGNCRYDSSLGLLTKKFINLIKQARDGILDLNKAAETLQVQKRRIYDITNVLEGIGLIEKKLKNIIYWKGFNTQVPGNVDSDTSMLQVDVENLSFEERRLNDKIRTLQERLRNLSEDENLQKWLFVTEEDIKSLPCFQNETLIAIKAPHGTTLEVPDPDEAVDYPQRRYRIVLRSTMGPIDVYLVSQFEEKFEEVNVVKPPRNFLHASSSGSNEHLATEAIGESSRDEIEPRAHLSQYSSSCDVIGSNEFPGGMMKIIPSEFDNDADYWLLSDAEVSITDMWRTDSDIAWDESHMVSQDFLISDVSAQRPRPGSPHSETVEAPSDVNLRQSQTNS, from the exons ATGCGTGGCGGCTCTCGAGCTCTGAACAGGTCGGAGCCACTGCCCCACTCACAAACTGCTCAGATCCTGCCGCCTCTTAAGCGTCAGTTAGCTTTCGAGTCGAATAAGCCGCTGCGTGCTTCTTCCAATTCTTTTGATCAAGAACCTGATTCCATCGCTGTTAAACCTCTC AAACCAAAGCAGACAGGTGTTATGTATACCAACGTGGTTGAATCAAATGACTGCATTCAAGATCAGGGATTTTCTAAAGATTCTCTAAGTTCTGTTCAGACACCCGTATCTGCAAAAGGAGGAAGGATGTACAATAAGTCAAAAACTTCAAGGAGAATGACATCTGGGACTCAAACACCTATCTCAGACACTA CAGGCATTTATTCTCCTCTTACTCCAGCTGGAAACTGTCGATATGACAGTTCTTTAG GTCTTCTgacaaaaaaattcatcaatttaattaaGCAAGCAAGGGATGgcattcttgacttaaacaaAGCTGCAGAAACTTTGCag GTGCAGAAAAGGAGAATATATGACATAACAAATGTTTTGGAAGGCATAGGTCTCATAGAAAAGAAGCtgaaaaacataatatattgGAA GGGATTCAATACACAAGTTCCAGGAAATGTGGATAGTGATACTTCTATGTTGCAG GTGGATGTTGAAAACCTTTCTTTTGAAGAGCGTAGAttaaatgataagataag AACATTGCAGGAAAGACTGAGGAATCTGAGTGAAGACGAAAATCTCCAAAA ATGGCTCTTTGTGACAGAAGAAGACATTAAAAGCTTGCCTTGCTTTCAG AATGAAACGCTGATAGCAATTAAAGCTCCTCATGGAACCACATTGGAAGTTCCTGATCCTGATGAA GCTGTTGATTATCCACAGAGAAGATATAGGATAGTTCTTAGGAGTACGATGGGTCCTATCGATGTATATCTTGTCAG TCAATTTGAGGAAAAGTTTGAGGAGGTGAATGTGGTCAAGCCACCCAGGAACTTCCTGCATGCTTCCAGTTCAGGATCAAACGAACATCTAGCAACAGAAGCCATCGGGGAGAGTAGTAGAGACGAAATAGAGCCTCGAGCTCACCTGTCCCAATACAGCAGTAGCTGTGATGTGATTGGTTCAAATGAGTTTCCTGGGGGAATGATGAAGATTATTCCTTCAGAATTTGAT AATGATGCAGATTACTGGCTGTTGTCAGATGCTGAAGTTAGCATTACAGATATGTGGAGAACAGATT CAGATATTGCATGGGATGAATCGCATATGGTTTCTCAGGACTTTTTGATATCTGATGTCAGTGCCCAAAGGCCAAGACCAGGAAGCCCACATTCGGAGACAGTCGAAGCACCATCTGATGTTAACTTAAGACAGAG CCAAACAAACAGTTGA
- the LOC111803522 gene encoding transcription factor E2FA-like isoform X3: MRGGSRALNRSEPLPHSQTAQILPPLKRQLAFESNKPLRASSNSFDQEPDSIAVKPLKPKQTGVMYTNVVESNDCIQDQGFSKDSLSSVQTPVSAKGGRMYNKSKTSRRMTSGTQTPISDTTGIYSPLTPAGNCRYDSSLGLLTKKFINLIKQARDGILDLNKAAETLQVQKRRIYDITNVLEGIGLIEKKLKNIIYWKGFNTQVPGNVDSDTSMLQVDVENLSFEERRLNDKIRTLQERLRNLSEDENLQKWLFVTEEDIKSLPCFQNETLIAIKAPHGTTLEVPDPDEAVDYPQRRYRIVLRSTMGPIDVYLVSQFEEKFEEVNVVKPPRNFLHASSSGSNEHLATEAIGESSRDEIEPRAHLSQYSSSCDVIGSNEFPGGMMKIIPSEFDNDADYWLLSDAEVSITDMWRTDYIAWDESHMVSQDFLISDVSAQRPRPGSPHSETVEAPSDVNLRQSQTNS, encoded by the exons ATGCGTGGCGGCTCTCGAGCTCTGAACAGGTCGGAGCCACTGCCCCACTCACAAACTGCTCAGATCCTGCCGCCTCTTAAGCGTCAGTTAGCTTTCGAGTCGAATAAGCCGCTGCGTGCTTCTTCCAATTCTTTTGATCAAGAACCTGATTCCATCGCTGTTAAACCTCTC AAACCAAAGCAGACAGGTGTTATGTATACCAACGTGGTTGAATCAAATGACTGCATTCAAGATCAGGGATTTTCTAAAGATTCTCTAAGTTCTGTTCAGACACCCGTATCTGCAAAAGGAGGAAGGATGTACAATAAGTCAAAAACTTCAAGGAGAATGACATCTGGGACTCAAACACCTATCTCAGACACTA CAGGCATTTATTCTCCTCTTACTCCAGCTGGAAACTGTCGATATGACAGTTCTTTAG GTCTTCTgacaaaaaaattcatcaatttaattaaGCAAGCAAGGGATGgcattcttgacttaaacaaAGCTGCAGAAACTTTGCag GTGCAGAAAAGGAGAATATATGACATAACAAATGTTTTGGAAGGCATAGGTCTCATAGAAAAGAAGCtgaaaaacataatatattgGAA GGGATTCAATACACAAGTTCCAGGAAATGTGGATAGTGATACTTCTATGTTGCAG GTGGATGTTGAAAACCTTTCTTTTGAAGAGCGTAGAttaaatgataagataag AACATTGCAGGAAAGACTGAGGAATCTGAGTGAAGACGAAAATCTCCAAAA ATGGCTCTTTGTGACAGAAGAAGACATTAAAAGCTTGCCTTGCTTTCAG AATGAAACGCTGATAGCAATTAAAGCTCCTCATGGAACCACATTGGAAGTTCCTGATCCTGATGAA GCTGTTGATTATCCACAGAGAAGATATAGGATAGTTCTTAGGAGTACGATGGGTCCTATCGATGTATATCTTGTCAG TCAATTTGAGGAAAAGTTTGAGGAGGTGAATGTGGTCAAGCCACCCAGGAACTTCCTGCATGCTTCCAGTTCAGGATCAAACGAACATCTAGCAACAGAAGCCATCGGGGAGAGTAGTAGAGACGAAATAGAGCCTCGAGCTCACCTGTCCCAATACAGCAGTAGCTGTGATGTGATTGGTTCAAATGAGTTTCCTGGGGGAATGATGAAGATTATTCCTTCAGAATTTGAT AATGATGCAGATTACTGGCTGTTGTCAGATGCTGAAGTTAGCATTACAGATATGTGGAGAACAGATT ATATTGCATGGGATGAATCGCATATGGTTTCTCAGGACTTTTTGATATCTGATGTCAGTGCCCAAAGGCCAAGACCAGGAAGCCCACATTCGGAGACAGTCGAAGCACCATCTGATGTTAACTTAAGACAGAG CCAAACAAACAGTTGA
- the LOC111803522 gene encoding transcription factor E2FA-like isoform X2 produces MRGGSRALNRSEPLPHSQTAQILPPLKRQLAFESNKPLRASSNSFDQEPDSIAVKPLKPKQTGVMYTNVVESNDCIQDQGFSKDSLSSVQTPVSAKGGRMYNKSKTSRRMTSGTQTPISDTSIYSPLTPAGNCRYDSSLGLLTKKFINLIKQARDGILDLNKAAETLQVQKRRIYDITNVLEGIGLIEKKLKNIIYWKGFNTQVPGNVDSDTSMLQVDVENLSFEERRLNDKIRTLQERLRNLSEDENLQKWLFVTEEDIKSLPCFQNETLIAIKAPHGTTLEVPDPDEAVDYPQRRYRIVLRSTMGPIDVYLVSQFEEKFEEVNVVKPPRNFLHASSSGSNEHLATEAIGESSRDEIEPRAHLSQYSSSCDVIGSNEFPGGMMKIIPSEFDNDADYWLLSDAEVSITDMWRTDSDIAWDESHMVSQDFLISDVSAQRPRPGSPHSETVEAPSDVNLRQSQTNS; encoded by the exons ATGCGTGGCGGCTCTCGAGCTCTGAACAGGTCGGAGCCACTGCCCCACTCACAAACTGCTCAGATCCTGCCGCCTCTTAAGCGTCAGTTAGCTTTCGAGTCGAATAAGCCGCTGCGTGCTTCTTCCAATTCTTTTGATCAAGAACCTGATTCCATCGCTGTTAAACCTCTC AAACCAAAGCAGACAGGTGTTATGTATACCAACGTGGTTGAATCAAATGACTGCATTCAAGATCAGGGATTTTCTAAAGATTCTCTAAGTTCTGTTCAGACACCCGTATCTGCAAAAGGAGGAAGGATGTACAATAAGTCAAAAACTTCAAGGAGAATGACATCTGGGACTCAAACACCTATCTCAGACACTA GCATTTATTCTCCTCTTACTCCAGCTGGAAACTGTCGATATGACAGTTCTTTAG GTCTTCTgacaaaaaaattcatcaatttaattaaGCAAGCAAGGGATGgcattcttgacttaaacaaAGCTGCAGAAACTTTGCag GTGCAGAAAAGGAGAATATATGACATAACAAATGTTTTGGAAGGCATAGGTCTCATAGAAAAGAAGCtgaaaaacataatatattgGAA GGGATTCAATACACAAGTTCCAGGAAATGTGGATAGTGATACTTCTATGTTGCAG GTGGATGTTGAAAACCTTTCTTTTGAAGAGCGTAGAttaaatgataagataag AACATTGCAGGAAAGACTGAGGAATCTGAGTGAAGACGAAAATCTCCAAAA ATGGCTCTTTGTGACAGAAGAAGACATTAAAAGCTTGCCTTGCTTTCAG AATGAAACGCTGATAGCAATTAAAGCTCCTCATGGAACCACATTGGAAGTTCCTGATCCTGATGAA GCTGTTGATTATCCACAGAGAAGATATAGGATAGTTCTTAGGAGTACGATGGGTCCTATCGATGTATATCTTGTCAG TCAATTTGAGGAAAAGTTTGAGGAGGTGAATGTGGTCAAGCCACCCAGGAACTTCCTGCATGCTTCCAGTTCAGGATCAAACGAACATCTAGCAACAGAAGCCATCGGGGAGAGTAGTAGAGACGAAATAGAGCCTCGAGCTCACCTGTCCCAATACAGCAGTAGCTGTGATGTGATTGGTTCAAATGAGTTTCCTGGGGGAATGATGAAGATTATTCCTTCAGAATTTGAT AATGATGCAGATTACTGGCTGTTGTCAGATGCTGAAGTTAGCATTACAGATATGTGGAGAACAGATT CAGATATTGCATGGGATGAATCGCATATGGTTTCTCAGGACTTTTTGATATCTGATGTCAGTGCCCAAAGGCCAAGACCAGGAAGCCCACATTCGGAGACAGTCGAAGCACCATCTGATGTTAACTTAAGACAGAG CCAAACAAACAGTTGA
- the LOC111804081 gene encoding uncharacterized protein LOC111804081, with the protein MAKSAAQKTYPPPSPSPSPSPANLCRRSLIPSSAMPPQNGTLSPAPPPSPIDLRLLSKSSSQSYTSLKDILPSSAVAVNSPTAASPANSGYEILIRNRLVKQAAWAYLQPMSASSYSAGPNLFHGFWLRFSTGNPISSCLGFIRGCIIPSIIRVFRSCICL; encoded by the coding sequence ATGGCCAAATCCGCCGCACAGAAAACCTACCCaccgccgtcgccgtcgccgtcgccaTCACCTGCTAATCTCTGCCGTAGAAGCTTGATTCCCTCCTCCGCCATGCCTCCGCAAAACGGCACCCTTTCCCCTGCTCCACCGCCGTCCCCTATTGACTTGAGGCTCCTCTCCAAGTCCTCTTCTCAATCCTACACCTCCCTCAAGGACATCCTTCCCTCCTCCGCCGTCGCCGTCAACTCTCCCACCGCCGCCTCCCCCGCTAACTCCGGCTACGAAATCTTGATCCGCAACCGCCTCGTTAAGCAGGCCGCTTGGGCTTATCTCCAACCTATGTCCGCTTCTTCCTATTCCGCTGGCCCCAATCTTTTCCACGGTTTCTGGCTCCGATTCTCTACCGGCAATCCGATCTCCAGTTGTCTCGGATTCATCAGAGGCTGTATCATTCCGTCAATAATCCGAGTATTCCGGTCCTGCATTTGCCTATGA